One Terriglobia bacterium DNA segment encodes these proteins:
- the lysF gene encoding homoaconitase — translation MGQTVVEKIAQAHLAEGPKRPLRAGDFVSIRPKHVMTHDNTSPVIKKFKGIGAQKVLDPCQPVFALDHDIQNTTEENLKKYRAIEAFAREHGIDFYPAGTGIGHQVMVENGYVTPGSFVVASDSHSNMYGALGAIGTPVVRTDAAAIWATGEFWWQIPRTVQVVLEGHLPEGATGKDVIIALCGLYNQEEVLNAVVEVGGPGLASLSVDARLTIANMSTEWGTLVGWFPVDAATIAYVRSVHAKLKAQGIERFTAADIVRWEKDPPCPDADARYAARIVLNLNEVTPHVSGPDTVQVMASLAEIGPKKIAIQKAYLVSCVNSRVEDLEAAAQVLKGKKVAPTVKFYLAPASKEVQAEAEKRGIWQTILDAGAVTLPAGCGPCIGLGTGLLEPGEVGISATNRNFKGRMGSKDAQCYLASPAVVAASAVAGFITAPRPSETRPDVINRNYTEFQAKTADETVEILPGFPSEVRGRLVFMPKDNLNTDGIYPGTYTYRDDMTPEMMAKVIFGNYDAEYAKNARAGDVVVGGFNFGTGSSREQAVTSLKAAGIPLVIAGSFSQTYLRNAFNNGFLCIEVPEFVGKLKRAFAEEKDKTIVPGDDVLIDFRSGEITYRGEKFRFSPLGTVPQSLVIAGGVENLVAKKLGLRESHAATR, via the coding sequence ATGGGCCAAACAGTCGTTGAGAAGATCGCGCAGGCACATCTCGCGGAAGGTCCGAAGCGGCCGCTGCGGGCGGGGGACTTCGTCTCCATCCGGCCGAAGCACGTGATGACCCACGACAACACCTCGCCGGTGATCAAGAAGTTCAAAGGCATCGGCGCGCAGAAGGTGCTCGACCCGTGCCAGCCGGTCTTCGCGCTCGATCACGACATTCAGAACACCACGGAAGAGAACCTGAAAAAATACCGCGCCATCGAAGCATTCGCGCGCGAGCACGGCATCGATTTCTATCCCGCGGGCACCGGTATCGGACACCAGGTCATGGTGGAGAATGGCTACGTGACGCCGGGCTCGTTCGTGGTGGCCTCAGACTCGCACTCTAACATGTACGGCGCGCTGGGAGCGATCGGCACGCCGGTGGTGCGCACCGACGCCGCTGCTATCTGGGCCACGGGCGAGTTCTGGTGGCAGATCCCGCGCACCGTGCAGGTGGTGCTCGAGGGCCATTTGCCCGAGGGCGCGACTGGCAAGGACGTCATCATCGCCCTGTGCGGGCTCTACAACCAGGAAGAGGTGCTGAACGCGGTGGTGGAGGTCGGCGGACCCGGCCTGGCGTCGCTCTCCGTGGACGCGCGCCTGACCATCGCCAACATGAGCACCGAGTGGGGCACGCTCGTCGGCTGGTTCCCGGTGGATGCCGCCACCATCGCATACGTGCGAAGCGTGCACGCGAAGTTGAAGGCGCAAGGTATCGAGCGCTTCACCGCCGCTGACATCGTGCGCTGGGAGAAAGACCCGCCCTGTCCTGATGCCGACGCGCGATACGCGGCGCGGATCGTGCTGAATCTGAATGAGGTGACGCCGCACGTCTCCGGCCCGGATACGGTGCAGGTGATGGCGTCGCTGGCGGAGATCGGGCCGAAGAAGATCGCCATCCAGAAGGCGTACCTGGTTTCGTGCGTGAACTCGCGCGTGGAGGATTTGGAGGCCGCGGCGCAGGTGCTGAAAGGCAAGAAGGTCGCGCCGACGGTGAAGTTCTATCTCGCGCCGGCGAGCAAAGAAGTGCAGGCCGAGGCCGAGAAGCGCGGCATTTGGCAGACCATCCTGGATGCCGGCGCCGTCACGCTTCCCGCCGGTTGCGGCCCCTGCATCGGGCTGGGCACGGGACTTCTGGAGCCCGGCGAAGTCGGCATTTCCGCCACCAATCGCAACTTCAAGGGCCGCATGGGGTCGAAGGACGCACAGTGCTATCTCGCGAGTCCGGCGGTCGTGGCGGCGTCGGCGGTCGCAGGATTCATTACGGCGCCGCGCCCGTCGGAGACCCGCCCCGACGTGATCAATCGCAATTACACCGAGTTCCAGGCCAAGACAGCGGACGAGACCGTCGAGATCTTGCCCGGCTTCCCCAGCGAAGTGCGCGGCCGACTGGTGTTCATGCCGAAAGATAACCTCAACACCGACGGCATCTATCCCGGCACGTACACTTATCGCGACGACATGACGCCGGAGATGATGGCCAAGGTCATCTTCGGGAATTATGATGCCGAGTACGCCAAGAATGCGCGTGCGGGTGATGTGGTGGTCGGCGGCTTCAATTTTGGCACCGGCTCCAGCCGCGAGCAGGCGGTCACATCGCTGAAAGCGGCGGGCATCCCGCTGGTCATCGCGGGTAGCTTTTCGCAGACCTACCTGCGCAACGCCTTCAACAACGGCTTCCTCTGCATCGAAGTGCCGGAATTCGTGGGCAAGCTGAAGAGGGCCTTTGCGGAAGAAAAAGACAAGACGATCGTGCCCGGCGATGATGTTCTGATCGATTTTCGCTCGGGCGAGATCACTTATCGCGGGGAGAAGTTCCGATTTTCGCCGCTGGGGACAGTTCCGCAGTCGCTGGTGATCGCGGGCGGAGTGGAGAACCTGGTGGCGAAGAAACTAGGACTACGGGAGTCGCACGCCGCAACACGGTAG